A window of Synechococcus sp. MEDNS5 contains these coding sequences:
- a CDS encoding class I SAM-dependent methyltransferase: MRWGQALNQRDRQPEVMDQPGLDPAEHARALRGLRRINAISRSSSGLLRSLQALHASASKPISVLELACGGGDIAIDLDRMARRSGLALEIRACDLNPEAIRLARGNAQRRGGQVEFSVADALAEPGQDQVDVVYCTLFAHHLPDDAVVTLFRVMAARAKRLVIVDDLIRSRLGYALAWGGTRLLSRSWVVHTDGPLSVRAAFTPQELLKLAERAGLSGAKLQRFWPERQRLIWSPPL; encoded by the coding sequence ATGCGCTGGGGTCAGGCACTGAATCAACGCGACCGGCAGCCCGAGGTGATGGATCAGCCAGGGCTGGATCCCGCAGAGCATGCGCGTGCCCTTCGCGGTCTGCGCCGCATCAACGCGATCAGCCGCAGCTCCTCCGGATTGCTGCGTTCGCTGCAGGCGCTTCATGCATCGGCTTCAAAACCGATCAGCGTTTTGGAGCTGGCCTGCGGCGGCGGCGATATCGCCATTGATCTCGATCGGATGGCCAGGCGCTCAGGGCTGGCGCTGGAGATCCGCGCCTGTGATCTCAATCCCGAGGCGATCCGCCTGGCCCGCGGCAATGCCCAACGCAGAGGTGGACAGGTGGAGTTCAGCGTGGCCGATGCCCTCGCGGAGCCAGGTCAGGATCAAGTTGATGTTGTGTATTGCACGCTGTTCGCCCACCACCTCCCTGATGACGCTGTGGTGACACTCTTTCGGGTGATGGCAGCGCGCGCCAAGCGTCTGGTGATCGTCGACGATCTGATCCGCAGTCGACTCGGCTATGCCCTGGCCTGGGGGGGAACGCGCTTGCTCAGCCGTTCATGGGTGGTGCATACCGATGGCCCGTTGTCGGTGCGCGCGGCATTCACTCCCCAGGAACTTCTCAAGCTGGCCGAGCGGGCGGGGCTCTCCGGGGCAAAGCTTCAGCGCTTCTGGCCTGAGCGCCAGCGGCTGATCTGGAGTCCTCCGTTGTGA
- a CDS encoding TIGR03943 family protein translates to MSLLQRLRRSPWLMPLALGLWGWLLLWSSFSGRLDLLLNAAFHAVVTVAGAVLMLLALIQLRGARRRRGGPVPLGVLLSVGVALLMLAFPPAPSFSDLAANRQDSLPEAPQLSFYLPPEQRTLTEWVRLLRSQPDPDLHAGDPLRISGFVLARPGEPAQLARLTVRCCLADATPAGLPVDWPEGSDPVPDQWLEIEGTMTVQDRNGVPTNVVKPLSIKAIPRPERPLEP, encoded by the coding sequence ATGTCTCTGCTGCAACGCCTGCGCCGATCCCCCTGGTTGATGCCTCTGGCCTTAGGGCTGTGGGGCTGGCTGTTGCTCTGGAGCAGTTTTTCTGGACGTTTGGATCTGCTGCTCAATGCGGCGTTCCACGCTGTGGTGACTGTCGCCGGAGCGGTTCTGATGCTGCTGGCGCTGATCCAGCTGCGCGGTGCCCGGCGCCGTCGGGGTGGACCTGTTCCGCTGGGCGTGCTGCTGTCAGTGGGCGTGGCGCTGCTGATGCTGGCCTTCCCCCCGGCCCCCTCCTTCAGTGACCTGGCAGCCAACCGTCAGGACAGTCTCCCTGAGGCTCCCCAGCTCAGTTTTTACCTGCCCCCCGAGCAGCGCACGCTGACGGAATGGGTGCGTTTGTTGCGCAGTCAGCCTGATCCTGATCTGCATGCCGGCGATCCGCTGCGGATCAGTGGTTTCGTACTGGCGCGGCCTGGGGAGCCTGCGCAGCTGGCCCGTCTCACCGTGCGTTGCTGTCTGGCCGATGCCACGCCCGCTGGACTGCCTGTGGACTGGCCAGAAGGATCGGATCCAGTGCCGGATCAATGGCTTGAGATTGAGGGAACGATGACGGTGCAGGACCGAAACGGTGTGCCGACCAATGTGGTCAAACCCTTGAGCATCAAAGCGATTCCAAGGCCTGAGCGCCCGCTTGAACCATGA
- a CDS encoding DUF3721 domain-containing protein, producing the protein MALLGLLTLVGVASARAHHVPGDDHTGMLLSDKPAQSDQSSLGVKALFDNREEAEAAAPGFGCKGAHAMGSQWMPCASHGHGLGG; encoded by the coding sequence ATGGCGCTCTTGGGTTTGCTCACCCTGGTGGGTGTTGCGTCGGCCCGTGCCCATCACGTCCCCGGGGATGACCACACGGGGATGCTGCTGTCTGATAAGCCTGCGCAATCCGATCAGAGCTCCCTTGGGGTGAAGGCTCTCTTCGATAACCGGGAGGAAGCGGAGGCCGCAGCCCCCGGTTTTGGGTGCAAGGGTGCCCACGCCATGGGCAGCCAATGGATGCCCTGTGCAAGCCATGGTCACGGCCTGGGGGGCTGA
- a CDS encoding DUF2973 domain-containing protein, with protein sequence MAGSLFPLVYAACLVFLLLQAFRMMRPGKAVLTRAMQRSDRTGLVTTHPELLNEQGELTKDDLLVVRFPDQGSLESSAN encoded by the coding sequence ATGGCTGGTTCATTGTTCCCACTGGTTTACGCAGCTTGCTTGGTGTTTCTGCTTCTCCAGGCTTTCAGAATGATGCGTCCGGGCAAAGCAGTGCTAACTCGTGCCATGCAACGCAGTGATCGCACCGGGCTGGTCACGACACACCCTGAGTTGCTAAACGAACAAGGCGAGCTCACCAAAGACGATCTGCTTGTTGTGCGTTTTCCCGATCAAGGTTCATTGGAAAGTTCCGCGAATTGA
- a CDS encoding metal ABC transporter permease, giving the protein MTELDLWLLPLLMALLVGVLCPVTGTLLVTQRRVLQANLISHAVLPGVALAVALGVDPAIGGVLSGLLGSLLAERLQRGQLAGQEAVINTVLAGFLGLGVLLIPLLNLRLDLEGLLFGDLLIVDWSDLTRVLVAASAMALLLLTRYRQLVFLGVDPEGAQAAGLPVRSLQLIQALVTSMVIVSAMAAVGVILVIGLLCAPVLPGLRRVGSLRAAMVQSAFVGLALSAIGFLLAVPLNLPPGHLIGVACMALLCLPKLKLAA; this is encoded by the coding sequence ATGACTGAACTCGATCTCTGGCTTCTGCCGCTGTTGATGGCTCTGCTGGTTGGCGTGCTCTGTCCGGTGACCGGCACCCTGCTGGTGACGCAGAGGCGGGTGCTGCAGGCGAATCTCATCTCCCATGCCGTTCTGCCGGGTGTGGCGTTGGCTGTGGCGTTGGGTGTGGACCCTGCGATCGGTGGTGTGTTGAGCGGTCTGCTGGGATCCCTTCTGGCGGAGCGGTTGCAGCGGGGGCAACTCGCAGGTCAGGAGGCCGTGATCAACACCGTGCTGGCTGGGTTTCTCGGGTTGGGAGTGCTGTTGATTCCGCTTCTCAACCTGCGCCTGGATCTGGAGGGCTTGCTGTTCGGCGATCTCCTGATCGTGGACTGGTCGGATCTGACCCGGGTGCTGGTGGCGGCCTCGGCGATGGCGCTGCTGTTGCTGACGCGCTACCGCCAGCTTGTGTTTCTAGGGGTGGATCCTGAGGGTGCGCAAGCCGCTGGTTTGCCGGTGCGCAGTCTGCAACTGATCCAGGCTCTTGTGACCTCGATGGTGATTGTGAGTGCGATGGCGGCTGTCGGCGTGATCCTGGTGATTGGTCTTCTCTGTGCACCTGTGCTGCCCGGCTTGCGTCGGGTGGGCAGTCTGAGAGCGGCCATGGTGCAGTCCGCCTTTGTGGGACTGGCTCTCAGTGCCATTGGTTTTTTGCTGGCGGTGCCTCTGAACCTGCCTCCCGGTCATCTGATCGGGGTGGCATGCATGGCGCTTCTGTGCCTGCCGAAATTGAAGTTGGCTGCATGA
- a CDS encoding permease, translating into MTRVSTAWAIFQGLLIEALPFLLLGVAIAGIARWLVPQSAWVRRLPRNAVLAPIVGALLGFALPACECGNVPVARRLLASGAPLGTGFGFLFAAPVLNPIVLASTWAAFPDKTWLLWARPLGAFLIALVLSMLLGLLAESRLLDPALLEERRLTQPLSRVGLLERGSGLVGGSASIPDLPTSADRLRPGELLGHSTREFLNLLTLLVLGSALAAVVQTWLPRSWLLALGSAPTLSVIALMLLALVLSVCSSVDAFLALGFAAQVTPGALLAFLLLGPVVDLKLAGLFTVLLTPRAIAITAVAASLLVLLIGQWVNFLQL; encoded by the coding sequence ATGACGCGTGTCTCCACGGCCTGGGCCATCTTTCAGGGGTTGTTGATCGAAGCTCTCCCCTTCCTGCTGCTGGGAGTGGCGATTGCCGGGATCGCTCGGTGGCTCGTTCCCCAGTCGGCGTGGGTTCGCAGGCTTCCGCGCAATGCCGTTCTTGCACCGATTGTGGGGGCACTTCTCGGCTTCGCTCTGCCGGCCTGTGAGTGCGGCAATGTGCCTGTGGCCCGACGGCTTCTGGCCAGCGGAGCACCCCTGGGAACCGGGTTTGGATTTCTCTTCGCGGCTCCGGTTCTCAATCCGATCGTGCTGGCCAGTACCTGGGCCGCGTTTCCCGATAAGACTTGGCTTCTCTGGGCGCGGCCCCTGGGTGCTTTCCTGATCGCCTTGGTCCTCAGCATGCTGTTGGGATTGCTGGCTGAATCCCGGCTCTTGGATCCAGCTCTGCTGGAGGAAAGGCGCCTCACGCAACCGCTGTCGCGGGTTGGATTGCTCGAGCGTGGTAGCGGTCTGGTGGGGGGCAGCGCGTCGATCCCTGATCTGCCCACATCCGCTGATCGGCTTAGGCCCGGGGAGTTGCTTGGCCACAGCACCCGGGAATTTCTCAACCTGCTCACCTTGCTGGTGCTGGGCAGCGCCCTGGCGGCGGTGGTTCAAACCTGGTTGCCCCGCAGTTGGCTTCTGGCACTCGGCAGTGCGCCGACACTGTCGGTGATCGCTCTGATGCTGCTGGCCCTGGTGCTGTCGGTGTGTTCCAGTGTGGATGCCTTTCTCGCCCTGGGGTTTGCCGCCCAGGTCACCCCTGGGGCACTGCTGGCGTTTCTTCTTCTCGGTCCTGTCGTTGATCTCAAACTGGCTGGACTGTTCACTGTGTTGCTCACACCCAGGGCGATTGCCATCACCGCGGTGGCGGCCTCGTTGCTGGTGTTGCTGATCGGTCAGTGGGTCAATTTTCTTCAGCTCTGA
- a CDS encoding metal ABC transporter ATP-binding protein, whose protein sequence is MGDAPLVADSVSAAFDNRVVLQDVSLTLQPGTLTALVGANGAGKSTLLHLLQGQLAPTAGRVLCDGVPVQTCRDQVVLMPQRGRIDWSFPITVREFVDLGSVPSRSYGCCDRDAALQRVGLTALAGRRLDALSGGQQQRVLLARALVQPSRVLLLDEPCAAIDPPSRGQLLQLMRQLADAGQTLLVSSHDWGSALDQYDRVIVLDGRVLADGSPDQIRHRLGDQLDPGAHCHD, encoded by the coding sequence ATGGGGGATGCTCCCCTGGTTGCCGACTCGGTGTCGGCTGCTTTTGATAATCGCGTCGTTCTTCAAGACGTGTCTCTGACACTCCAGCCAGGCACGCTCACGGCTTTAGTGGGCGCAAATGGTGCCGGGAAATCCACCCTTCTGCATCTGTTGCAAGGGCAGCTGGCCCCCACTGCCGGCCGGGTGCTCTGTGATGGCGTTCCTGTGCAGACGTGCCGCGACCAAGTGGTGCTCATGCCCCAGCGCGGACGGATTGACTGGTCGTTTCCGATCACGGTGCGGGAGTTCGTGGATCTCGGATCGGTGCCATCCAGGTCTTATGGCTGTTGTGACAGAGATGCGGCACTGCAACGGGTTGGTCTCACAGCGCTGGCCGGTCGTCGCTTGGATGCCCTCTCCGGAGGTCAGCAGCAGCGAGTCCTGCTGGCGCGAGCGCTCGTGCAGCCGTCCCGGGTGCTGCTGCTCGATGAACCCTGTGCCGCCATTGATCCACCGTCGCGGGGGCAGTTGCTTCAGCTGATGCGGCAACTGGCTGATGCAGGTCAGACCCTGCTGGTTAGCAGTCACGACTGGGGGTCGGCACTGGATCAGTACGACCGGGTGATCGTGCTCGACGGCCGCGTTCTGGCCGACGGATCGCCTGATCAGATCCGGCACCGGCTCGGCGATCAGCTCGATCCTGGAGCGCACTGCCATGACTGA
- a CDS encoding dehydrogenase, giving the protein MRRIALALVGVLAVPLAAEAGLMDILESMKPAPPVRNEPQLPPLPPTPGRGKNWVGDRMPKKDMPILVLAGHADSQRMYGSGTPGRAVDIGGAAPMQAGITDELYWNLRTAKAVVAEGKRQGLDITFYDPGVRTIRNGEDPRTNWSVGGEHAAKGGYVVEIHYDAYAPHGIGAGIIPAVAFGFSVMDEALAKEFGAYPYDYRGMLGAPRKGVSMLEIGMLEGSLEAGLRDPSQREATLDQIAKRVVSALEEGLEQGQSLDMVCRLRRRIAADCS; this is encoded by the coding sequence ATGCGTCGCATCGCCTTGGCTCTTGTGGGTGTCCTTGCCGTACCGCTTGCTGCGGAGGCAGGGCTGATGGACATTCTCGAGAGCATGAAGCCAGCTCCGCCTGTGCGCAATGAGCCGCAATTGCCGCCGCTGCCTCCCACGCCCGGGCGAGGCAAGAACTGGGTCGGCGATCGCATGCCCAAGAAGGACATGCCGATTCTGGTGCTTGCCGGCCATGCGGATTCCCAGAGAATGTATGGGTCAGGAACGCCTGGTCGTGCGGTTGACATCGGTGGTGCAGCTCCGATGCAAGCCGGCATCACTGACGAGCTCTACTGGAACCTGCGCACAGCGAAGGCTGTTGTGGCGGAGGGCAAACGCCAGGGGTTGGATATCACCTTTTATGACCCTGGGGTGCGCACGATCCGCAATGGCGAGGACCCCCGCACGAATTGGAGTGTGGGGGGCGAACATGCAGCCAAGGGCGGCTACGTGGTGGAGATCCATTACGACGCCTATGCGCCCCATGGCATCGGTGCAGGAATCATTCCCGCCGTGGCCTTCGGGTTCTCGGTGATGGATGAAGCGCTGGCCAAGGAATTCGGCGCCTACCCCTACGACTATCGCGGCATGTTGGGTGCTCCACGCAAGGGGGTCTCGATGCTCGAGATCGGCATGCTTGAGGGTTCGCTGGAGGCCGGACTGCGTGATCCCTCCCAACGGGAGGCCACGCTGGATCAGATTGCCAAGAGGGTGGTGTCAGCTCTTGAGGAGGGACTTGAACAGGGCCAGTCGCTTGACATGGTCTGCCGTTTGCGGAGAAGGATTGCCGCCGACTGCAGCTGA
- a CDS encoding OsmC family protein, with amino-acid sequence MTNITCTYSGDLHCEATHSGSGATLSTDAPLDNEGKGEAFSPTDLLATSLGTCMLTIMGITARSRGWSIEGASANIEKVMSADGPRRIDTLRVTLQLPEQLDDDQRALLQRVAEQCPVKRSIVPLINAEIHWA; translated from the coding sequence ATGACCAACATCACTTGCACGTACAGCGGTGATCTCCATTGTGAGGCCACCCATTCGGGATCTGGAGCCACACTGAGCACCGACGCGCCCCTTGATAACGAAGGAAAGGGAGAGGCGTTTTCGCCCACCGATCTCCTGGCCACTTCGCTGGGCACCTGCATGCTCACGATCATGGGAATCACCGCCCGTAGCCGCGGTTGGTCGATTGAGGGAGCAAGCGCCAACATTGAAAAAGTGATGAGCGCCGACGGACCAAGACGCATCGACACCCTGCGCGTGACCCTTCAGCTCCCAGAGCAGCTCGATGACGACCAGCGCGCACTCCTGCAGCGGGTTGCAGAGCAGTGTCCTGTGAAACGCAGCATCGTTCCCTTGATCAACGCCGAAATTCACTGGGCCTGA
- a CDS encoding isoprenylcysteine carboxylmethyltransferase family protein, with the protein MVSQLTAINIAKMITIAIVIGLIALVGISDQRQILYACMHISYCVWWLVEQRIYPERRTFLFQEKVGPVGVISAIMIIGVFYSLPAFLAFFNSDPLTIVATATAIPLFYFGSLINTSADVQKMTAKTLGLDLVNNGIWSQVRHVNYSGDLMRYLSFAVIAGSVWAYLVPLAITALYLQRIGDKEKSMNEKYSGFAAYRQHTTRLIPWIW; encoded by the coding sequence ATGGTCAGCCAGCTCACAGCAATCAACATCGCCAAAATGATCACCATTGCGATTGTGATCGGCTTGATTGCATTGGTCGGCATTTCAGACCAGCGACAGATTCTCTACGCCTGCATGCACATTAGTTACTGCGTATGGTGGCTCGTTGAACAGCGGATCTATCCAGAACGAAGAACTTTTTTATTCCAGGAAAAGGTTGGCCCCGTCGGTGTGATCAGTGCCATAATGATCATTGGTGTTTTCTACTCACTTCCGGCTTTTCTGGCCTTCTTCAATTCCGACCCACTCACGATTGTCGCCACAGCAACTGCCATACCCTTGTTCTACTTCGGCAGTTTGATCAACACATCGGCTGACGTTCAGAAAATGACGGCCAAAACATTGGGTCTCGATCTAGTCAACAATGGGATTTGGAGCCAGGTTCGCCATGTGAACTACAGCGGAGATTTGATGCGCTATCTCAGTTTTGCTGTTATCGCAGGCTCGGTATGGGCCTATCTGGTCCCTCTTGCGATTACCGCACTTTACCTTCAACGCATTGGTGATAAAGAGAAATCGATGAATGAAAAATATTCCGGTTTCGCGGCTTATCGTCAGCACACCACACGTTTAATTCCTTGGATTTGGTAG
- a CDS encoding metal ABC transporter substrate-binding protein: MFVPFLPSAPGLLIAAAASAPTVVAADGVLCDITKLLVADQAKVVCLIPAGADPHTLALRPADRSNLSKANLVLLNGYNLTPALNGVKAGGPVVSIGEIAVPKNPLKDPHLWHDPSNAAAIVNTTASKLRPLFQGRQDAAINRRRASMDSVLKALGTWTGAQIRTVPEAQRVLVTGHRGFSFLAKRYGIRELPVIDEYATGGRMRPSSLRAISKALKASGTKVIFPDALPPSKTMRRISRSSGVPLAKQPLFGEGQAPGQSLIQTATGNVCNFVVSQGGQCDKKAADQLQKQWAAIN, encoded by the coding sequence TTGTTCGTCCCTTTTCTTCCGTCTGCGCCTGGGCTGCTGATTGCCGCTGCCGCATCGGCTCCCACCGTGGTTGCTGCAGACGGGGTGCTCTGTGACATCACCAAATTGTTGGTGGCCGATCAGGCCAAGGTGGTCTGTTTGATTCCTGCCGGCGCCGATCCCCACACCCTGGCGTTGCGTCCTGCCGATCGCTCCAATCTCAGCAAGGCCAATCTGGTTCTTCTGAACGGCTACAACCTCACGCCAGCGCTGAATGGCGTCAAAGCAGGTGGCCCTGTGGTGTCGATCGGTGAGATCGCTGTACCGAAGAATCCCCTGAAGGATCCGCACCTGTGGCACGACCCGTCGAATGCGGCGGCCATTGTGAACACCACAGCCTCAAAGTTGAGGCCGCTGTTTCAGGGGCGGCAAGATGCCGCCATCAATCGCAGGCGGGCATCGATGGATTCCGTCTTGAAGGCCTTGGGAACCTGGACTGGTGCTCAGATCCGCACTGTTCCTGAAGCGCAGCGCGTTCTGGTAACGGGCCATCGAGGCTTTTCGTTTTTGGCCAAGCGCTATGGCATCCGTGAACTTCCGGTGATTGATGAGTACGCCACCGGTGGTCGGATGCGTCCTTCCAGCCTGCGTGCCATCAGCAAGGCCCTCAAGGCTTCTGGCACCAAGGTGATCTTCCCCGACGCGTTGCCTCCTTCGAAAACGATGCGCCGGATCAGTCGCTCCAGCGGTGTGCCTCTGGCCAAGCAACCGTTGTTCGGCGAAGGTCAGGCTCCTGGGCAAAGCCTGATTCAGACAGCCACCGGCAATGTGTGCAATTTCGTGGTGTCCCAGGGAGGGCAGTGCGACAAGAAGGCGGCTGATCAGTTGCAGAAGCAGTGGGCTGCGATCAACTGA
- a CDS encoding HupE/UreJ family protein, which yields MTFSTPGAAVRRAGLVAAPLLLSASLAAPASAHHPFGMGESTNLTAWQGLLSGIGHPLLGPDHLLFLLAIAFIGLRRPMAWVIPLLAVGLGGSALSQFIPLSDAIAPWGEALVSLSLVAEGLIALTLLPAQWLLPLIGLHGFLLGSTIVGAEPTPLATYFLGLLIGQGALLLLVTACSQGIVAKLGEQGRRLTAGIWMGIGLAFAWVALID from the coding sequence TTGACTTTTTCCACTCCTGGAGCAGCTGTGCGCAGGGCAGGCCTGGTTGCAGCCCCCTTGCTGCTCAGCGCTTCGCTTGCGGCACCAGCCAGTGCCCACCATCCCTTTGGCATGGGTGAGAGCACAAACCTGACGGCCTGGCAGGGACTGCTGAGCGGAATCGGCCATCCGCTTCTTGGCCCTGACCATCTCCTGTTCCTCCTGGCGATTGCCTTCATCGGCTTGCGCCGCCCGATGGCCTGGGTGATTCCCCTCCTGGCCGTGGGTCTCGGAGGAAGCGCCCTGTCGCAGTTCATTCCCCTCTCCGATGCCATCGCACCTTGGGGCGAGGCTCTTGTGTCCCTGTCCCTGGTTGCCGAAGGACTGATCGCTCTCACCCTGTTACCGGCGCAGTGGCTGCTGCCGCTGATCGGCCTCCATGGATTCCTGCTGGGCAGCACGATTGTGGGAGCCGAGCCCACACCTCTCGCCACCTATTTCCTCGGCCTGCTGATTGGTCAGGGCGCATTGCTGCTGCTGGTCACGGCATGCTCCCAGGGCATTGTTGCCAAGCTGGGTGAGCAAGGACGCCGTCTCACTGCTGGCATCTGGATGGGCATCGGCCTGGCATTCGCCTGGGTTGCCTTGATCGACTGA
- a CDS encoding c-type cytochrome — protein sequence MRFVASLVLALLIGLMAPLSANATDAVRGGQIFTTNCAACHSGGGNIIKAERTLREADLKAHLPNYLGAHESAIVAQVTYGRNAMPAFVDVLSESEIADVAAYVEEQSSQGWS from the coding sequence ATGCGCTTCGTTGCTTCGCTCGTTCTGGCTCTGTTGATCGGCCTGATGGCGCCGCTGTCCGCCAATGCCACCGATGCGGTGCGCGGCGGTCAGATCTTCACGACCAACTGCGCCGCCTGCCATTCCGGTGGCGGCAACATCATCAAAGCGGAACGCACCCTGCGGGAGGCTGATCTCAAAGCCCATCTCCCTAACTATCTCGGTGCCCATGAATCAGCGATCGTGGCCCAGGTCACCTACGGCCGCAATGCCATGCCAGCTTTTGTGGATGTGCTCAGTGAATCGGAGATCGCCGATGTCGCTGCCTATGTGGAGGAGCAGTCGTCCCAAGGCTGGAGCTGA
- a CDS encoding 16S rRNA (uracil(1498)-N(3))-methyltransferase, which translates to MNLILLKSDDQWIDAQRVRLRDRRAEHIRKVLRSQQGDTLRVGLLGGRLGTGCIEAIDADAVLITVQLVDSPPARHRFDLVLALPRPKMLRRILRTVAEFGASHLHLIHTARVDRSYWQSPLLSDAKVDEALRMGMERSRDTIIPQVHRHRLFRPFVEDRLPEICQGRPCWIAHQDAGVGLSTVATQPAVVMIGPEGGFVPFELMLAEQMGAQRVHLGGRTLSVDTALTTVLAQAL; encoded by the coding sequence ATGAACCTGATCCTGCTCAAGAGTGACGACCAGTGGATCGATGCTCAGCGTGTTCGACTCAGGGATCGCCGTGCTGAGCACATCCGCAAGGTTTTGCGCTCCCAGCAAGGGGACACCCTGCGGGTTGGATTGCTGGGAGGCCGGCTCGGCACGGGTTGCATTGAAGCGATCGATGCCGATGCTGTGCTGATAACTGTGCAGTTGGTCGATTCGCCACCTGCGCGTCACCGGTTTGATCTTGTTCTGGCCTTACCCAGGCCCAAAATGCTCAGGAGAATTCTGCGCACCGTGGCGGAGTTCGGTGCGAGCCATCTCCATCTGATCCACACCGCCAGGGTGGACAGGAGTTACTGGCAGAGCCCTCTGCTTTCAGACGCCAAGGTGGATGAGGCCTTGCGCATGGGAATGGAGCGCTCCCGCGACACGATCATTCCCCAGGTGCACCGCCACCGGCTGTTCCGCCCTTTTGTTGAAGACCGGTTGCCTGAGATCTGCCAGGGCCGGCCTTGCTGGATTGCTCACCAGGACGCTGGTGTTGGCCTGTCGACTGTTGCAACGCAGCCCGCCGTGGTGATGATCGGTCCAGAGGGTGGTTTTGTGCCCTTCGAGCTGATGCTGGCCGAGCAAATGGGCGCTCAAAGAGTGCATCTCGGCGGTCGGACCTTGAGTGTGGATACCGCGTTGACAACCGTTCTGGCGCAGGCGTTATGA
- a CDS encoding NAD(P)/FAD-dependent oxidoreductase codes for MSRIWDVVVIGGGVAGGLAALDCARRGLNVLVVEKRSFPRWKVCGCCFNAQAQGVLEAVGQGDLMARCGAQPLQQLRIGFHGQAAALSLPGGWVLSRERFDQALLEAAAAAGATIRFQTRGQLGAACSATRSVRLTSAAGGLQEEVQARVVLVAAGLVNHCSPEHSSVETIATSRVGAGCVLPPTAHGYANNVIHMALGNGGYVGLVQREDGALNLAAAFDRSCVAAAGGAAGAARSVLMAAGFDLPADLMAGQWQLTPALTRRPPAVAGSRCLLIGDAAGYVEPFTGEGMAWALTAGAAAAPFVVEGLADWSPDLERRWLQTLESLVVRRQRVCRALATVLQRPLLTSGLFSLCRVWPRLPERIVRRVNRVQVPPAEIG; via the coding sequence ATGAGCCGGATCTGGGATGTGGTGGTGATCGGCGGCGGTGTCGCTGGCGGGCTCGCTGCTCTCGACTGCGCCCGGAGGGGACTGAACGTGCTCGTGGTGGAAAAGCGCAGCTTTCCCCGTTGGAAGGTGTGCGGATGTTGTTTCAACGCGCAGGCCCAAGGGGTGCTGGAGGCTGTGGGCCAGGGCGATCTGATGGCGCGTTGCGGTGCCCAGCCGCTGCAGCAATTGCGCATTGGCTTCCACGGCCAGGCCGCGGCTCTCTCCCTGCCGGGTGGCTGGGTGCTCTCCCGGGAACGTTTTGATCAGGCCCTGCTGGAGGCTGCCGCTGCGGCTGGTGCCACGATCCGCTTTCAGACGCGGGGGCAGCTCGGTGCGGCCTGTTCCGCAACGCGGAGCGTGCGGCTCACATCAGCTGCCGGCGGGCTACAGGAGGAGGTGCAAGCCAGGGTTGTGCTCGTGGCGGCAGGTCTGGTGAACCACTGCAGCCCCGAGCATTCCAGCGTTGAAACCATCGCCACATCCCGGGTGGGGGCTGGCTGTGTGTTGCCGCCCACGGCCCATGGTTACGCCAACAACGTGATCCATATGGCCCTGGGTAACGGGGGGTATGTGGGATTGGTGCAACGGGAGGATGGAGCGTTGAACCTGGCGGCGGCTTTCGATCGCTCCTGCGTTGCGGCTGCAGGAGGCGCCGCGGGAGCGGCAAGATCCGTTCTCATGGCTGCGGGATTCGACCTGCCTGCCGATCTCATGGCCGGGCAGTGGCAGTTGACACCAGCCTTGACGCGCCGTCCTCCAGCGGTTGCCGGCAGCCGCTGTCTGCTGATCGGGGACGCCGCCGGTTACGTGGAACCGTTCACCGGCGAGGGCATGGCTTGGGCACTCACTGCTGGCGCCGCTGCCGCACCGTTTGTGGTCGAGGGTTTGGCCGACTGGAGCCCAGACCTGGAGCGTCGCTGGCTGCAGACCTTGGAGTCCCTGGTCGTGCGGCGGCAGCGGGTTTGCCGGGCTCTGGCCACGGTGCTGCAGCGTCCGCTGCTCACCTCCGGCCTGTTCAGCCTCTGCAGGGTCTGGCCGCGACTCCCGGAGCGCATCGTGCGCCGCGTGAACCGCGTGCAGGTGCCCCCAGCGGAGATCGGTTGA